In the Hevea brasiliensis isolate MT/VB/25A 57/8 chromosome 8, ASM3005281v1, whole genome shotgun sequence genome, tgtccacttttgaaagtcactaaatgtgactctctttttataaagtaggtatttgctagtattaggtcatatgccatagcaaaatccagaatGCTTTTTCTCACCTCATTTCGGTTGCCAaatccaaaacctccatgaacattctcatagccttgcctatcacatcctacatgtccattcaaatctccactgatgaaaatattctcttcatttgtatgctttgcattagatcatccatatcttcccgaaacatttatttactctcactatcttgtcctatttgtggggcataagtactaactacatttattgtttctccttctagtactagctgtactagtataattctatctcctagtCTTTCCACAGCTGTTACAGCATCTTTCAacatcctgtctatgattatgcctacaccgttcttatttctctcttttctggtaaaccacaatttgtatcctgaattacccacttccttacttttctctcctacccatttagtttcctgaatgcaagcaatattcacccttctcctttccaaggtatccacatttgactctaattattaacttgtTAAATTCCTCCCTCTAcaaaattaggactctaattatgaAGATGAGTCATTTGGTTCCTAGAGATTTATGATTGCGTACTTGGCAAGTATacaggtcgttcaagtagtaaagaaaagatatcgtcccacagagaattattgtttgagtaccaaactataaaagtcacgatTATTTGGGCTGTCGATAATTTTTgccaaaaatagagtaagagGTGCAGCAAATTAAATTcggaaaataaggaaattataatgaattaagcaattaaaattctaagcactatactaatttactaaaaatttaacaagtgacaaaagatttaattaattaatgataaaaattgattccagagttgaggttcatgaagtaaatttcattgggatttggataggcaaagccaagattaagagaaatacaagtttgaaggaagttgattctgatttcctttaatttctctttcaagcaaactaaagagtgttttaaaggaaactaaaccccattTTCATGtgatgtttaattacccaaaaccctttaagcattttaatcaacttgaaattcctcttaacccactagtttatttctaacactaggtgattaagttcattatcttaattatctatcatagattttcacctctcggtccttcaatctaagattaagaacaaaacccaaagggtaccaataatgggtatgtaaataagcacacaagataagaatcaaagcttatatatactaaaatctggttaaaatcagtccaaatccacaaataaaacttaaatcattacacccaactctgaaatcttaagtatTTACTCACTCATGCTTATATTTACAAGtaaaaaatatgaaatagagtaagaaaacatgaaaataaaactgaaaataaaagaaCTCAGAAGAAGAAGATCCAACTCTCTGAAAATGGAAGCAAGAAAACGTCACTGTAGGTGTTCTCCTCCAAAAATGGCGTAATTCcctctttcctttctcttttgatttttctccccctttctccttatggtaaaaatgagaatatgatgcttttATATCCCCTCAAGGGTTGCCCTAAAAAGTCTCTAAAGGGACAAGgacaaaaggtgtaaaaggtgtgaaaagagaaaatttttccatatCGACAAATCTGCcgccatcccacatgcctcatATTGATTTAAGCTGTtttccacatgcctcatgttgattcagaggaggagcctttagattctgcatGACTAGCTACACGGGGCATGTGGGAGTCCTTGAAAGTCTCGGTGTGTtttctccaaaatctctgtttacacgACCCGCCACACGGGGCATGTGGAAGCCCATGAAACTTTCGACGTGTTTTGTTCTGAAGTCTCTGTTTACACAACCCAGTGTGAATTGACATGCCTCATGTTAATTTCTGGGTAACTCTTATCTTCACATGACCTtcaacacggggcatgttgaGGCCCTTGAAAGTTTCAGCTGGTCTTCTCCTTTAGGtgaattttcttcacttttcacactactttaagctttcaaatcactttgaattttttttatatggacctttttgcctttaaaccttattaaaacctatcaaaaacattaaaatttcgaaaatcaaatataatgaaactaaaattaacaaattaactaaaataagctttaaaagcataaaattactaaactagaAAGGCAAAATGGAtataaaactaccctaaaatatctatataaaatgTGTTTATCAATTTATAACGAATAAGGAAGACTCTCAGCTTACTCATTACTAATCTCATCGTCGGTGTCCAAATAATCGAAGGTGTAGTGTGTGAATTGACTATTCTATAAAATTGAATTGATATGAGTTTAGACTTTCATTCCTTTTAATTGGGACCCCAATTCATAGGGAATATGTTAATTAAAGCCTAGAAAGTTTTattcattaatgaggactcttAGTTAATGAATTAAAGTCTCATCATCAATATAATCAACTGTCATTTTTTTCCCATATTGATTCAATTTAAGTTTTTGAATATATTGATAATTTAGTCACCTATGGAGATGTTGCTTACGAAATTTTGTCTACCTATGAATCTAACAACTTCGAATTTAAGGAAGGACTCTCCCTTAATTAGAATATGGGAATAAAACAACCCAAGGAAAGACTCTCCCTTGtgtttaaagaaataaataaaattttaagaaagTTAAAGGTTCTAAAGAGAACTTTTCTTTGGATCCCGATTATAAAAAGCTTGACGTAAAATTTTGGAATTCATGGAAGAACTCTTTTTTGAATGTAAAATATTGGAATGCATTCAGAaagatattataaaaaaattttaaggaagGACTCTCCTTTGGACATAAAACATATACTTGGTAAAATGCTTAATTAAGGGTTAAGGAAAAACTTTcccagaaccttaaaagaaaaattGCTTGTTTCATAAATATAAAAGGGAAGGGGTTCAAAGAAAGGACTCTCTTCTGAACTCTATaccttaagaaattgttgtatggTTAAAGAATTCAAAAATGTTAAAAGTATCGAAGTAGCAATTTCATTAAACAGGGCAGCATTTTTTTAGAACTCCTATTATTATTTTCGAACtataaaatgacaaaaatgcactttcttattattatttctaAATATAATTGTGAATGACTGTGTATACATTATTTTTGATCTCCCTTTATACTAGAGAAATATAGATGCCATGAAGACCATTTTCAAACTACCAGATTTGCTAACACCACATAATTTTTGAACTCATCTCATTGTACCCGATCccctattattatttttaatatcctATTATTGTGTTCGAACTCTCTCCATACTCCCATTATTATATCCTAATTCTTTATTCCTATTAGTTTATCTGCACTCTAATCATTACTTCTAAACTACTTCAGAATAGGAAATGTGATGCTTTTCAATATCAAACGAAGGCAAAAATAATAATGTTTCTGCAGTGCCGTAACAAAATTAAAACAGTAGTATTTGCAAGACACGCGTGGGTTGATCTAAGCCTTATTTCCCTAAAAGTTTGGCATGACTAAATATTTACAGAATTCAGATTCTAGCTCACATAGTGTTTGGATGTAACCTAGCTATACTCATGTTAAAAGAAATATGATGTAGACATTCACAAAAATTTTGCCTACCATGGGCTCTAGTGGTGATGGGAGAGTGGATTTTGACGTTTGATGCTTAGAAAGGGATCCCCAAGACTTTCAAATCAACCTTTAAAGGTGGTGACCTAGGGTAATTTGGGAAGAGTGAGTAATGAGAGCTTTCTAACATTATGAAGGAGATTCTTTAGAAAACTAACGTTTCTAAAGCCTCTCTCTTATATTTTCTAAGCTCTTTTTTTGCAAACCAAGGACCCCTTCAATAGTGAAAATTTggagtatttatagggaatgggggtcctcaaatggagggtcaggattcaaGATGGAAAAAGAagaggtttggatttaaaaggacaaaATCTGAGGGTCAGGAATTAAAAAGATCTAAAATCAAGGGCTGAGATCAATTCAGGACTTCTTTGTCCTTTTTTTCTTTGATCCAATGGTTAGGGATCATGCCTTATAAGTCATATCAAGGGTTGGGGTTAATAGGTACCAAGTTTGTCTTTATTACTTTAATCCAATGGTCTAGGATTTGTCCTTGTAAATAAGATCAAGGGCACAAATTGAAACATACCAAAGTGCTTTAACTACTTCAAATCCAATGGTATGGATTtatccttacaaatgagatcaaTAGTGAAGATTGTAGTGTActaaatgctttaactaactcaaatCTAATAGTGCGAATTTCATCTTACAAACAAAGGGCTATGATTCAAGGGCAAAGTGATGTCTCTGAAATTTTGGTTCGCTCAACCTTTTTCTCTTTACTTGACATTTTTTCAACCTGATGGTTTCCTTTATCCGATCTCTTTCTCAGGTCCCTTCATCCGATCTCTCTCAATCTGATCTTTGTAGTTAATCTGAAAACCCTtcatccgatctctctttgcgcTCTTCACTCGGCCTTTGATCTCTTTTATTTGATCTTAACACTCGTCATCCAATCTCTTATCTGATCTATTCTTAAACCTTTCATTCGATCTCTTTGTCTGTGCTCTTCACTTTTATCCAATCTCTCCCGTTACTGGTTCTCTCCCCAAGTCagaattaaataaaaatctaAACGACATATTCGGGGGGTACGCCTTGGATATCGAAAAAGCATTAAATATTTTGTTTAACCAAGACATCTTCTCGAGCTATGCAAGCATTAAATGTAcagagctatatatatatatatgggggaGGGGCTATCATTTGATATTTTTGTACTCTCTCTTCTCTCAAATCTCTGACTATTTTTCTCTAGTTCTTGTTATCTGGTGACAAAGTTTTCATCGAAGGTATAGTTTTGATCCTTTTTCGTTTACATTTTTTCTTCCTTCTCTTGAAAATGAGTGGTAATGATAGCGAGAGGATGGCTAACCCACCGTCAGTGAATGTTTCTTGGACCTCCGACGAAGGGGAAGTGGGAACCGATGGCAAAATGAAGTGCAAAGCGGGCCAATCTCTAATCAGCCTAGCAGACTGAGCGAAGAACAGGCTTCAAATCTCCGAAAAGAATCTCTTCCAGTGGATGAACTCCCTTCGGTTCTTCAAACTTTCAAGCTAAATCAAATAAGCCAAGAGTTCAATCTGTGCGCTGACCCATTTAAGCTCATCCGATGTCACGAGGATCCCCAGGCCAATCACTTTTTTGAGGAGGTGGATGAGATAATGGTTTACGAGGAACAGTTGAAGGTTGAGCTGCAGTTTCCCTTGGAGCAGTTTTACAAGGACATTTTGAAGTACCACCGTGTCTGTGTGGCTCAACTACACTCAAACTTGTGGCAAACTCTCGTCGCATTCTGGGGTTTGGCAGAGCCAAAAGCCTATCattatttgaatattatttaaatttatttaattttatatattttaattaataatttatataaaaatatttttactaatacctaattaatattttgaaatttaataatcttataaaaatatttaaatttaatttgtttaaaaTATACGATTACAAAACTAACTTTTAGCAACGAACGTACTGATTCAACGCTAATATAGATTAATGATGGATTGGATTGGCGATGAATCTATTGCTAATACATTGTTAAATAATTTTGGCATTAACAATATTTCATTGCTAAACATAGctaatataaaaaataactttttatcGTTGGATTTTAATGAATCGCTAAATGTATTAATGACAGATTAATTATGGATAGTGATCAATATGccgtaaataatttaattttgattagtgACAAAAATTTGATTTTAGTTGCTAAAACTCATTTTTTGTGGATATATATAAAGTTGGATGATGGATATTCAATGCGTAACACTCAAATTGATCATAGGTGTTATTGAATCTAAACTCATTTCAAACTTGATTGCATATTATTCGACTCTATCTTCTCAGGATCAGATGAACCTACGTGCCATAAGATATCCAATCTATTGTTATATCTTATTGATGGAGAAGTTTAAGAGAAAATGAATACCCTTTTTATGGGTATTTAATTATCATTTTACTGATGGTATTagagaaattttaaaaaatgcttTATGGTGAATTATGAGTTGAGCCATTAGCAAACAACTTGAACAAAAGTTTAACTttcctcaatttttttttataatttaattaaagatataagcccaaattaaatcaattaatatGTAATTTGACCGATACTTTCTCTAAATTTAATATGTGTCGGGGCTCGAACTGAGTTATGGGTTTCTCAAGCTGTATAATTAGACTCGTATTGGGTTAAAATACTAACTATTTATCAAGTGACAACGATTTAGTTGCACTTGAGGGGGGAAGTGTTGAGAATCTCAAATTACAAGAATATAAAGTAAAAGGGTTATATATAAATGATTGGGTTGCAACATTAAATTGATTAATCATTTTGAAGTGTAAAGCAATTTAATTACttataaaatctcaaattaaaataaattaatatgtaatttGATCGATatcttttttaaatttaatacacttttgatttgaattgaaaattgaaTATTATCTAATAGTAATATAATTCAACAAATGAATTAAAATCGCTTAAACtagttgaattttaaattttgcaGTGTTTTCCCAATTGCGAATTTTGGGCTCAAGCATCCTAGCATTTTCTGGTAAGTTACTTGCAATTTGGCACCTAATTGTTTGAACCATCTTCATTAAATTAGGTagcaaaattttataaataatttcttacatttcagtttatatatatatatatatatatatatatatatatatatatatatatatatatatatatatatatatatatatatatatatatatataaaagaagttgcCATATGCAATACAAGTAAGGCAAATGAAATAACTCTTGGGACTAATATTTTAACCAGTAACTCTGAGTGGTAGCAATTGTAATTAAATAAACTATACTTGAAAATAATATATTAGAATTATTCatatgttttgttttttttttattgtgatactcttttgtaaattaaatgctTATTCAAATTTTAAATGCGAAATAACTATcatgtaaaaataaatattaaacaaTTATGGGTGAAATTATGGTTAATTGCGGAATAATGACTCCATGAAGatgaaatatttatatatatatatatatatttgaagcaAATGAATGAAGTTAATAAATTTTCTCATCTACATTATCTTTGATTTGCTATTGAATGAAGGACTGAAGCAAATATTATCTTTGATTTGCTATTGAATGGAGGACTGAAGCAAATTTATGATATGAAGCTGACCCGATCCTATGCTCTGGAGCTTTTACAATGTATATATCTAAAGAAATTTCTACTATATTTGATTCGGAGATCCACAAAACAGGAGCAGATCCTGCTCTCTTTAGAGCTGTTAAGTATGGGATAATTGAAATAGTTGTTGAGATAATTAAAGCTAATCCCATCTTTTTGACTCACCAATATTTTAAAAAGGACATGATTCAAACTGCGATATGTTTACGGCAAGAGAAAGTTTTCAACCTCATATATGGAGCTGGTAAATGGAAGTATTTGATGATTTCTGGATTGGACAAGCACAATAATAACATATTACATCTTGCAGCCAAGTTAGCACCTCCAAATCGACTAGCTCAGATATCAGGTGCAGCTTTGCAAACGCAAAAAGAGCTACAATGGTATAAGGTAATCCTCCTTCACAACTTCAATTTAatgtttatgttgatgatatattaATATATgcctttttttttaacaaattttcAAATCTAGTATAGAATAAAATTTGATAAGAAACTCAGATAAATTCTTAGCTTTCACATTTCATTTTATCATACCCTTAGCCTTTTAAATAAAGTGGTCGTCTACCCTTGAAAAgttgtatttgaatttttttttaattgtaataCAATTAAGTTTTTTCCTTTTGAAATTCTATGcgtaatatacatatatatatatatatatatatatatatatatatatatatagttatagTAGGGGATGACGCTTATTAATATTGATTTTATGAAaagaaatttcataaaatatttatgaaaaattagaAGTAGAGTGATTCGAAAGAGAGGGAGAATGGAAAACTACATACGCATATAGCAattaaggctttttttttttattttaaagaagTGAATATTTTTTATGGGAATaattgaaaatagtttaataagCTATATAGTGAAATATAGTTAAATTATCTCAAATATATATTAACTTCATAATATACGGTACATTAAATTGGTTAACATGAACATATTTCATTGACTATTTATATTTTAATGTTTCGATGTAGGAAGTGGAAAGCATTGTAGACCCTTCATACAAATTAGATTTAAACCATGATGGTGAAAAACCAAGTGAATTGTTTACTAATAGCCATAAGCAGTTGATGGAAGAAGCAGAGAAATGGACAAAGGGGATTGCACATTCTTCCACCGTTGTGGGTGCTCTTATCATTACGATTATGTTTACTGCTGCATTTACTGTTCCCGGAGGTAATACTCAAGATAGTGGATATCCAATATTCTTACATAAAAAGGCATTTAAAGTTTTCATAACAGCTGATGCGGTTTCTCTATTTGCGGCCTCTACTTCGGTATTAACATTCTTAGGAGTCTTGACTTCACGTTATGCAGAAGAGGATTTCCTCGAGTCATTGCCTAGAAAGTTAATCATTGGTCTTTCGACTCTTTTCTTCTCCATTGCAGGCATGATGATAGCCTTTTGTGCTACTCTTATAATAATGCTTGATGGAGATTTGAAACTTATCATTCCTACTGTTTTGTTGGCTAGTGTTCCAGTTGCAGTTTTCATATTTTTGCAATTTCCTCTCCTTGTTGATattttcatatccacatatggaCCAGGCATGTTTGATAGAAAAACGAAATATCTGTTCGAAAAAGATCCTAGCTTTGCataggaaatgttaatcctttaaaCTGTATCAGTTAAGAAAGAAACATTATAACACTTCATTAAGTTCTCTCTCCAAAAGTGAGAAAATAATGTCCTACTCACATGATTGTATTGGCTCTAGCATTGTATGAAATAAATGGCAAACATATGGTCTTAGGTTCCCTGCATATCTTAATGAGACTATCATCATGTTCATTCCCACATTTGACTAGGTTATTTCTATGAAGGATTTGTGGCCAATCTCACTTTGTAATgtgttatataaaattatatcaaagGCTTTGGCAAATCATCTGAAGAAGTTATTACCCAATATTGTCTCAGCCTTCAAATCTACTTTTGTTCCAGGCCATTCTATTATTGATAATGTTTTATTGGCTTTTGAAATTGTTACTTCATAAAGCAAAAAAACTCAGGTTAATAAGGGTGAGGTGGCACTTAAAATCGATATTAGCAAAGCTTACAATAGATTTGTTCAGATGTTGAAATTCCAGGTTCCAATCACTGAAGACTTGGTCTTTGAAGGTTGTTGCTGCAATCTCTCAAGTATGAAGATTTGCTGTTTTTAGTTGGACTTTAGATTACATTTGTTATGATTTCAGTTGTAACAGACCATAAAAGTAGGAGTAATttgttattttttcttgtatAAATTCTGCACTTTGAATGAAATAAAATCAGATCAGTTGCTTTATCTATCTTTCAACTTTTTAAATTGAAAACTTTCTTGCCTACTGCTAAAACTAGAAATTCCAATCGTTTAAACACTTTTACTctaacaagtggtatcagagcctcagtTGGTCTTATAGGACTTGTGAGTTTTGAGAGAAAACCAAGAGTTGCTTTAAAACCCTCACCCTTTTAACCAAAAATGGCAACCAGCAACCTTTCCTTGTTAACTCCGCAAGTCTTCACTGGTGAAAACTATCAAATTTGGTCAGTGAAGATGCAATCTTACTTGGAGGCATTTGATCTATGGGAGGTTGTAGTTGAAGATAGGCCAGTGGCTCCACTACCACCAAACCCTACCTTGGCACAAATCAAGGCCCACTCTGAAGAAAAGACCAAAAAGTTCAAAGCCAAGACACTTATTCAAAATTCTGTGGGAGATTCAGTCTTCCCTAGGATCATGGCATGCCAAACTGCTAAAGAAGCATGGGACAGGCTAAAAGTTGAGTACCAAGGAAGTGATAGAACTAGACAGATGCAAATCTTGAACCTGAAAAGGGACTTTGAGTCTCTAAGCATGCAAGAAGATGAATCCATTGCCAAATATTCTGACAGAATTTCCTTGATTGTTAACAAAATCAGGTTGCTTGGTGAAGATTTTCCTGATAACAGGATTGTTGAAAAGGTTCTTGTGACACTTCCAGAAAGGTTTGAGTCTAAAATCTCCTCTCTTGAAGAGTCCAAGGATCTCTCCACCATTTCTCTTGCAGAATTAATGAATGCTCTTCAGGCACAAGAGCAAAGGAGGGCCTTGAGACAAGGCAAACAAACTGAAGGTGCCTTTCATGTGCAAAACCAGCAGCCTAGCAAAGGAAAAAAACTCTTCAATAAGAAGATCAAAGGCAAAAATGAAGGAAGCAGCAGTAATGAAGGTTCAAAATATCCACCTTGCACACATTGCAAGAAGAATACTCATCTAGAGAAGTACTGCTGGTGGAGGCCTGATGCAATGTGTGGCAATTGTAAGCAACTTGGACACATCACCAAAGTGTGCAAGTTCAAGAACAAGGGCCCTCAAAGTAATCAACAAGCACAGACAGCAGATGCTGAATCTCAGGAGGAGGAACTTTTTGTTGCTTCATCTTTGCATAGCAATTCTACTTGCAATACATGGCTCATTGATAGTGGATGTACACACCACATGTGTCACAATGCTACAATGTTCAAAAATCTTGATGAAACC is a window encoding:
- the LOC110647063 gene encoding uncharacterized protein LOC110647063, producing MYISKEISTIFDSEIHKTGADPALFRAVKYGIIEIVVEIIKANPIFLTHQYFKKDMIQTAICLRQEKVFNLIYGAGKWKYLMISGLDKHNNNILHLAAKLAPPNRLAQISGAALQTQKELQWYKEVESIVDPSYKLDLNHDGEKPSELFTNSHKQLMEEAEKWTKGIAHSSTVVGALIITIMFTAAFTVPGGNTQDSGYPIFLHKKAFKVFITADAVSLFAASTSVLTFLGVLTSRYAEEDFLESLPRKLIIGLSTLFFSIAGMMIAFCATLIIMLDGDLKLIIPTVLLASVPVAVFIFLQFPLLVDIFISTYGPGMFDRKTKYLFEKDPSFA